The DNA window GAGACTACTCCTACTGCGACCGGACATGCGACGTGGCCAACGCGCAGATCGGCAAATTTGCCAACATCGCGAGCTTTACCCGGATTGGGGCAACGGATCACCCGATGGAGAAGGCCTCGCTCCATCATTTCCACTATCGGTCGGCGGACTACTGGGCAGATGCCGAACATGATGCGGATTGGTTCGCACATCGCGCCAGTCGCATGGCGCAAATCGGTCATGACACCTGGATCGGCCATGCGGCCATCATCAAGCCCGAGGTGACCATTGGACATGGCGCGGTGATTGCGTCAGGTGCCGTGGTGACCAAGGATGTCGCCCCCTATACCATCGTCGCCGGGGTTGCCGCGACTGAGGTGCGTCGCCGGATCCCC is part of the Falsiruegeria litorea R37 genome and encodes:
- a CDS encoding chloramphenicol acetyltransferase, with product MTEPRLKADRPFIHTDCQIHESRFGAYVEIGAGTRLNNTVWGDYSYCDRTCDVANAQIGKFANIASFTRIGATDHPMEKASLHHFHYRSADYWADAEHDADWFAHRASRMAQIGHDTWIGHAAIIKPEVTIGHGAVIASGAVVTKDVAPYTIVAGVAATEVRRRIPEHVAERMMELAWWDWSHEVLRERLADFRTLKAEAFLEKYA